In a genomic window of Myxococcales bacterium:
- a CDS encoding SPFH domain-containing protein, whose product MQERRVHTMSGGIALALSLAAAGGAIAILATQLPANPHAPGAGVKIAIGAIGGGVLGLTSLLLLIGMFTVGPNEARVLQRFGRYVGTVRDEGWRWTNPFNNKRLLSLRMRNFETPIIKVNDVEGNPIEIAAIVVWRVVDTAPACFVVDDIASFVRVQSEAAVRSLAMHHPYDGHDENTISLRGHTEAVAEQLQRHIATHCKHAGIEVIDAKIAHLAYAPEIAQAMLQRQQAGAIIAARQRIVEGAVGMVEMALAMLAKNHVVELDEERKAAMVSNLLVVLCGERTTQPIINAGTLHQG is encoded by the coding sequence ATGCAAGAGCGTCGTGTCCACACCATGTCGGGCGGCATCGCCCTCGCCCTGTCCCTCGCCGCCGCCGGCGGCGCCATCGCCATCCTGGCGACCCAGCTGCCCGCCAACCCGCACGCGCCCGGCGCGGGCGTCAAGATCGCGATCGGCGCGATCGGCGGCGGCGTGCTCGGGCTGACCTCGCTGCTGCTGCTGATCGGCATGTTCACCGTCGGGCCCAACGAGGCCCGGGTGCTGCAGCGGTTCGGGCGCTACGTCGGCACCGTGCGCGACGAGGGCTGGCGCTGGACCAACCCGTTCAACAACAAGCGCCTGCTGTCGCTGCGCATGCGCAACTTCGAGACGCCGATCATCAAGGTCAACGACGTCGAGGGCAACCCGATCGAGATCGCGGCGATCGTCGTGTGGCGCGTGGTCGACACCGCGCCGGCGTGCTTCGTCGTCGACGACATCGCGTCGTTCGTGCGCGTGCAGTCCGAGGCGGCGGTGCGCAGCCTGGCGATGCACCACCCGTACGACGGCCACGACGAGAACACGATCTCGCTGCGCGGCCACACCGAGGCGGTCGCCGAGCAGCTCCAGCGGCACATCGCGACCCACTGCAAGCACGCCGGCATCGAGGTGATCGACGCCAAGATCGCCCACCTCGCCTACGCGCCCGAGATCGCCCAGGCCATGCTGCAGCGGCAGCAGGCCGGCGCCATCATCGCGGCGCGCCAGCGCATCGTCGAGGGCGCGGTCGGCATGGTCGAGATGGCCCTGGCGATGCTCGCCAAGAACCACGTGGTCGAGCTCGACGAGGAGCGCAAGGCCGCGATGGTCTCGAACCTGCTCGTCGTGCTGTGCGGCGAGCGGACGACGCAGCCGATCATCAACGCCGGCACGCTGCACCAGGGGTAG
- a CDS encoding SDR family NAD(P)-dependent oxidoreductase — translation MAEPWVLITGGSAGLGRALAGALVADGWRVIIASRAPERGLGAVGALPALGDRAQAWALDLSDLASVAELTRRVARERIALAAVVANAGVWPQRRVVTRAGLELGFAVGHVGHAALIDGLAPALGDGARVVIVASGLHVHGRIAWDDPSLARGFDPRAAYAQTKLANVMYALALARRQPRWRVNAIHPGVVRTALHGDRPPAQAIAPAVAARGLRALLVDPRHAATTGRYFDQLTPRRPAPLALDRPSQDRLWAMTEALSRAARGRAATR, via the coding sequence GTGGCCGAGCCCTGGGTCCTGATCACGGGCGGGAGCGCCGGCCTCGGGCGCGCGCTGGCGGGCGCGCTGGTCGCCGACGGGTGGCGGGTGATCATCGCGAGCCGCGCGCCCGAGCGCGGCCTCGGCGCGGTCGGCGCGCTGCCGGCGCTGGGGGATCGGGCCCAGGCCTGGGCCCTCGACCTCTCGGACCTCGCCAGCGTGGCCGAGCTGACTCGCCGGGTCGCCCGCGAGCGCATCGCGCTGGCGGCGGTGGTGGCCAACGCCGGCGTGTGGCCGCAGCGGCGGGTGGTCACCCGCGCCGGGCTCGAGCTCGGGTTCGCGGTCGGCCACGTGGGCCACGCCGCGCTGATCGACGGCCTCGCGCCCGCGCTCGGCGACGGCGCCCGCGTCGTGATCGTCGCGTCCGGGTTGCACGTCCACGGCCGGATCGCGTGGGACGATCCATCGCTGGCGCGGGGCTTCGACCCGCGCGCGGCCTACGCCCAGACCAAGCTCGCCAACGTGATGTACGCGCTGGCGCTGGCGCGTCGCCAGCCGCGCTGGCGCGTCAACGCGATCCATCCCGGCGTCGTGCGCACCGCGCTCCACGGCGATCGGCCGCCCGCCCAGGCGATCGCGCCTGCGGTCGCCGCCCGAGGCCTGCGGGCGCTGCTGGTCGATCCGCGCCACGCCGCCACCACCGGCCGGTACTTCGACCAGCTGACGCCGCGGCGGCCGGCGCCGCTCGCGCTCGATCGGCCATCGCAGGATCGCCTGTGGGCGATGACCGAGGCCCTGTCGCGGGCGGCCCGCGGGCGCGCCGCGACCCGTTGA
- a CDS encoding sigma-70 family RNA polymerase sigma factor, which translates to MTKPIQTKLRTSTRTTHGRASAPARTATADAPARPAGADAKLLRSDSDDHLSTYFRDLAEHELLGPEQERELSQGIEDQEILTWERVLARADVGPEVIAMLAGKFDELIKPQKYLKAAEAVVAKKTDKRAIARLTVAARELSETLRTQDLDRVHIDAVRRELRRARAIAQGNKRGTEEVAFAAGAPAFASYLAGIDEAYRGSSALREEFVKCNLRLVVTMARRYDRGGMPLADLIQEGNLGLMHAVSRFDYRRGLRFSTYACWWIRHAIGRALADKARAVRIPVHMLEAQQQLEKVRQGLVRELGRQPTPQEVAKAARVPLAKLNQMHRYLMGQPLSLDRPIHDDDERALGDMLADPLTEDANPAEDITTTALSKQVRSLMGELSPIEADVIRKRFGLGDDEERTFREIGDQYHLSRERIRQIQNSALGKLKKALGDEHIGLFEN; encoded by the coding sequence ATGACCAAGCCCATCCAGACCAAGCTCCGCACCTCCACGCGCACGACCCACGGGCGCGCGAGCGCGCCGGCGCGCACCGCCACCGCCGACGCGCCGGCCCGACCGGCCGGCGCCGACGCCAAGCTCTTGCGCAGCGACTCGGATGACCACCTGTCGACGTACTTCCGCGACCTCGCCGAGCACGAGCTGCTCGGGCCCGAGCAGGAGCGCGAGCTGTCGCAGGGCATCGAGGATCAGGAGATCCTGACCTGGGAGCGCGTGCTCGCGCGCGCCGACGTCGGCCCCGAGGTCATCGCCATGCTGGCCGGCAAGTTCGACGAGCTGATCAAGCCGCAGAAGTACCTCAAGGCCGCCGAGGCGGTGGTCGCGAAGAAGACCGACAAGCGCGCGATCGCGCGCCTCACCGTCGCCGCGCGCGAACTGTCCGAGACCCTGCGCACGCAGGACCTCGATCGCGTGCACATCGACGCGGTCCGCCGCGAGCTGCGTCGGGCCCGCGCGATCGCGCAGGGCAACAAGCGCGGCACCGAGGAGGTGGCGTTCGCCGCCGGCGCCCCGGCGTTCGCGTCGTACCTGGCCGGCATCGACGAGGCCTACCGCGGCTCGTCGGCGCTCCGCGAGGAGTTCGTGAAGTGCAACCTGCGCCTGGTCGTGACCATGGCGCGGCGCTACGACCGCGGCGGCATGCCGCTCGCCGACCTGATCCAGGAGGGCAACCTGGGCCTGATGCACGCGGTCAGCCGCTTCGACTACCGCCGCGGCCTGCGCTTCTCGACCTACGCGTGCTGGTGGATCCGCCACGCGATCGGGCGCGCGCTCGCCGACAAGGCCCGCGCGGTCCGCATCCCGGTGCACATGCTCGAGGCCCAGCAGCAGCTCGAGAAGGTGCGCCAGGGCCTGGTGCGCGAGCTCGGCCGTCAGCCGACGCCGCAGGAGGTCGCGAAGGCCGCCCGGGTGCCGCTGGCCAAGCTGAACCAGATGCACCGCTACCTGATGGGCCAGCCGCTCAGCCTCGATCGGCCGATCCACGACGACGACGAGCGCGCGCTCGGCGACATGCTGGCCGATCCGCTGACCGAGGACGCCAACCCGGCAGAGGACATCACCACGACCGCGCTGTCCAAGCAGGTGCGGTCGCTGATGGGCGAGCTGTCGCCGATCGAGGCCGACGTGATCCGCAAGCGCTTCGGCCTCGGCGACGACGAGGAGCGCACGTTCCGCGAGATCGGGGACCAGTACCACCTGTCGCGCGAGCGCATCCGCCAGATCCAGAACTCGGCCCTCGGCAAGCTCAAGAAGGCGCTCGGCGACGAGCACATCGGCCTGTTCGAGAACTAG
- the acs gene encoding acetate--CoA ligase, giving the protein MSDAIQSVLTEDRVFPPPAEFAESARVGSMAAYEALAARARKDPDGFWAEIAGELRWSTPWQRVLDWQSPDARWFVGGRTNISVNCLDRHLDGPRKNKAALLFEGEPGDTKVLTYHQLHRAVCQAANALHDLGVRAGDFVAIYLPMIPEAVIAMLACARIGAPHTVVFGGFSAEALADRVRDCKAQLIITSDGGWRRGAIVPLKANVDRALTQGEGCPDVEHVLVVRRTAQDIDFRVNRDKWWHEVVDKASPRHVAPPLPAEHTLFSLYTSGTTGKPKGIVHTTGGYQVGAYYTTKMVFDLREDDIFWCTADIGWVTGHSYVVYGPLMNGATVMLYEGAPNQPAPDRFWDIIARWGVTVFYTAPTAIRAFMRWGDEYPAAHDLSSLRLLGSVGEPINPEAWMWYRRTIGGDRCPIVDTWWQTETGSIMISPLPGATPTKPGSATKPLPGIEVDVVDKHGVSVGDNQGGFLVIRRPWPSMLRTIFGDHERFAKTYFGEIPGVYFAGDGARRDPDGYFWIMGRVDDVINVAGHRLSTMEVESALVSHPKVAEAAVVGRPDELKGQAIVAFVTPRSGVVADEALAKELRGHVADQIGALARPEEIRFADALPKTRSGKIMRRLLREIASGSTARGDTTTLEDQNVLERLAQSHAGDE; this is encoded by the coding sequence GTGAGCGACGCGATCCAGTCGGTCCTGACCGAGGACCGCGTGTTCCCGCCGCCGGCCGAGTTCGCCGAGTCGGCCCGGGTCGGCAGCATGGCCGCGTACGAGGCGCTCGCCGCCCGCGCCCGCAAGGACCCCGACGGGTTCTGGGCCGAGATCGCCGGCGAGCTGCGCTGGTCGACGCCGTGGCAGCGGGTGCTCGACTGGCAGTCGCCCGACGCGCGCTGGTTCGTCGGCGGCCGCACCAACATCTCGGTCAACTGCCTCGACCGGCACCTCGACGGCCCGCGCAAGAACAAGGCGGCGCTGCTGTTCGAGGGCGAGCCCGGCGACACCAAGGTGCTCACCTACCACCAGCTCCACCGCGCGGTGTGCCAGGCCGCCAACGCGCTCCACGATCTGGGCGTGCGCGCCGGCGACTTCGTCGCGATCTACCTGCCGATGATCCCCGAGGCGGTGATCGCGATGCTGGCGTGCGCGCGCATCGGCGCGCCGCACACGGTGGTCTTCGGCGGCTTCTCGGCCGAGGCCCTCGCCGATCGCGTGCGCGACTGCAAGGCGCAGCTGATCATCACCTCCGACGGCGGCTGGCGCCGCGGCGCGATCGTGCCGCTCAAGGCCAACGTCGATCGCGCGCTGACCCAGGGCGAGGGCTGCCCCGACGTCGAGCACGTGCTGGTCGTGCGCCGGACCGCCCAGGACATCGACTTCCGCGTCAACCGCGACAAGTGGTGGCACGAGGTCGTCGACAAGGCCAGCCCGCGCCACGTCGCCCCGCCGCTGCCGGCCGAGCACACGCTGTTCTCGCTGTACACCAGCGGCACCACCGGCAAGCCCAAGGGCATCGTCCACACCACCGGCGGCTACCAGGTCGGCGCGTACTACACGACCAAGATGGTCTTCGACCTGCGCGAGGACGACATCTTCTGGTGCACCGCCGACATCGGCTGGGTCACCGGCCACTCGTACGTGGTCTACGGGCCGCTGATGAACGGCGCGACGGTCATGCTCTACGAGGGCGCGCCCAACCAGCCGGCGCCGGATCGGTTCTGGGACATCATCGCGCGCTGGGGCGTGACGGTGTTCTACACCGCGCCCACCGCCATCCGCGCGTTCATGCGCTGGGGCGACGAGTACCCGGCCGCGCACGATCTGTCGTCGCTGCGCCTGCTGGGCTCGGTCGGCGAGCCGATCAACCCCGAAGCGTGGATGTGGTACCGGCGCACGATCGGCGGCGACCGCTGCCCGATCGTCGACACCTGGTGGCAGACCGAGACCGGCTCGATCATGATCTCGCCGCTGCCGGGCGCGACGCCGACCAAGCCGGGCTCGGCCACCAAGCCGCTGCCCGGGATCGAGGTCGACGTCGTCGACAAGCACGGCGTGTCGGTCGGCGACAACCAGGGCGGCTTCCTGGTGATCCGGCGGCCGTGGCCGTCGATGCTGCGCACGATCTTCGGCGACCACGAGCGGTTCGCGAAGACCTACTTCGGTGAGATCCCCGGCGTGTACTTCGCCGGCGACGGCGCCCGGCGGGACCCCGACGGCTACTTCTGGATCATGGGTCGCGTCGACGACGTCATCAACGTCGCCGGCCACCGGCTCTCGACGATGGAGGTCGAGAGCGCGCTGGTCTCGCACCCCAAGGTGGCCGAGGCCGCGGTGGTGGGCCGCCCCGACGAGCTCAAGGGCCAGGCCATCGTCGCGTTCGTGACGCCGCGGTCCGGGGTGGTGGCCGACGAGGCGCTGGCCAAGGAGCTGCGCGGCCACGTCGCCGACCAGATCGGCGCGCTGGCGCGCCCGGAGGAGATCCGGTTCGCCGACGCGCTGCCGAAGACCCGCTCGGGCAAGATCATGCGGCGGCTGCTGCGCGAGATCGCGAGCGGCTCGACGGCCCGCGGCGACACGACGACGCTCGAGGATCAGAACGTCCTGGAGCGCCTGGCCCAGAGCCACGCCGGCGACGAGTAG
- a CDS encoding endoglucanase A has protein sequence MQLSRVILAGLVAAAACGGDGGAPALDAGVDAGQDADLGTIVEPGDPGAADVRVDVRVDRARATISPLIYGVNGGADVARDRPRIQRVGGNRLTAYNWENNASNAGSDYCFQNDRTFGGPGTPPAAAYRATLDDARARGTAALVTVPIIDHVAADHDDLGDGGQGPPACVGDVRNSGANFLDTRFVANVARKGGAFAATPDLGDGAVYQDEAVDFIRRTWSDVRVLVDLDNEPDLWSSTHARVHPTPVTYAELLERTTRFAAAVKDAWPAAEVLGFVSYGFAGYETLQSAPDGAGRRFIPFFLDGLRAAETQAGHRLVDYLDLHWYPEAQGDGRRISDVADGTGAAARVQAPRSLWDPTYAEDSWIVNDFLHAPIALLPSLRADIDAHYPGTKLAFTEWNYGGGDHISGAIATADVLGVLGREQVGLATLWLLRPTAREQFLLAGLRIFTSYDGAGAGFGGTSVSATTTDAARVTAYGSDDDFGGRQVIVLINKSTGPLTAGVTVAAPRTLTTADRWVLAGASPTITPGAAVTATATNAFRVDLPPSSVTVLVPR, from the coding sequence ATGCAGCTCTCCCGAGTGATCCTCGCCGGCCTGGTGGCGGCGGCCGCGTGCGGCGGCGACGGCGGCGCGCCCGCGCTCGACGCCGGCGTCGACGCCGGCCAGGACGCCGACCTCGGCACGATCGTCGAGCCCGGCGATCCCGGCGCGGCCGACGTGCGCGTCGACGTCCGGGTCGACCGCGCCCGCGCCACGATCTCGCCGCTGATCTACGGCGTCAACGGCGGCGCCGACGTCGCGCGCGACCGCCCGCGGATCCAGCGCGTCGGCGGCAACCGCCTGACCGCGTACAACTGGGAGAACAACGCGTCCAACGCCGGCAGCGACTACTGCTTCCAGAACGACCGCACCTTCGGCGGCCCCGGCACCCCGCCCGCGGCCGCCTACCGCGCCACGCTCGACGACGCCCGCGCCCGCGGCACCGCGGCGCTGGTGACGGTGCCGATCATCGACCACGTCGCCGCCGACCACGACGACCTCGGCGACGGCGGCCAGGGACCGCCGGCCTGCGTCGGCGACGTCCGCAACTCGGGCGCCAACTTCCTCGACACCCGCTTCGTCGCCAACGTCGCCCGCAAGGGCGGCGCGTTCGCCGCGACGCCCGATCTCGGCGACGGCGCGGTCTACCAGGACGAGGCCGTCGACTTCATCCGGCGCACCTGGAGCGACGTGCGGGTCCTGGTCGATCTCGACAACGAGCCCGACCTGTGGTCGTCGACCCACGCCCGGGTCCACCCGACGCCGGTGACCTACGCCGAGCTGCTCGAGCGGACCACGCGGTTCGCCGCCGCCGTCAAGGACGCGTGGCCCGCGGCCGAGGTGCTGGGCTTCGTCAGCTACGGCTTCGCCGGCTACGAGACCTTGCAGAGCGCGCCCGACGGCGCTGGCCGCCGGTTCATCCCGTTCTTCCTCGACGGCCTGCGCGCGGCCGAGACCCAGGCCGGCCACCGGCTCGTCGACTACCTCGATCTGCACTGGTACCCCGAGGCCCAGGGCGACGGCCGCCGCATCTCCGACGTCGCCGACGGCACCGGCGCGGCCGCGCGGGTCCAGGCCCCGCGCTCGCTGTGGGACCCGACCTACGCGGAGGACAGCTGGATCGTCAACGACTTCCTGCACGCGCCGATCGCGCTCCTGCCGTCGCTGCGCGCCGACATCGACGCCCACTACCCCGGCACCAAGCTGGCGTTCACCGAGTGGAACTACGGCGGCGGCGACCACATCAGCGGCGCGATCGCCACCGCCGACGTGCTCGGCGTCCTCGGTCGCGAGCAGGTCGGGCTGGCCACGCTGTGGCTCCTGCGCCCGACCGCGCGCGAGCAGTTCTTGCTGGCCGGCCTGCGGATCTTCACCAGCTACGACGGCGCCGGGGCCGGCTTCGGCGGCACCAGCGTCAGCGCCACCACCACCGACGCCGCCCGGGTGACCGCCTACGGCTCCGACGACGACTTCGGCGGCCGCCAGGTGATCGTGCTGATCAACAAGTCGACCGGTCCCCTGACCGCCGGCGTCACGGTGGCGGCGCCGCGCACCCTGACGACCGCCGACCGCTGGGTCCTGGCCGGCGCCAGCCCGACGATCACGCCGGGCGCCGCCGTCACGGCCACCGCCACCAACGCGTTCCGGGTCGACCTGCCGCCGTCGTCGGTCACCGTGCTGGTGCCGCGCTGA
- a CDS encoding metallophosphoesterase family protein — translation MAPLDHAVALPRRADGTLRLAVWADTHARPHPAAHAHLAAWAPDAIVHAGDIGAQAVVDDLAAIAPVHAIRGNIDGDLALPDELILDVTGGSALRILLVHIGVAGPRLRGEVARRAAAVGAHLVVCGHSHVPFIGRDRGVAIFNPGSVGPRRFDLPIVWGTMTLGPRGLALAHVDAATGAPWQPPG, via the coding sequence ATGGCCCCGCTCGATCACGCCGTCGCCCTGCCCCGGCGCGCCGACGGCACCCTGCGCCTGGCGGTCTGGGCCGACACCCACGCCCGGCCCCACCCGGCCGCGCACGCGCACCTGGCCGCGTGGGCGCCCGACGCCATCGTCCACGCCGGCGACATCGGCGCCCAGGCGGTCGTCGACGACCTGGCCGCGATCGCGCCGGTCCACGCGATCCGCGGCAACATCGACGGCGATCTGGCCCTGCCCGACGAGCTGATCCTCGACGTGACTGGCGGCAGCGCGCTGCGGATCTTGCTGGTGCACATCGGCGTGGCCGGGCCGCGGCTGCGCGGTGAGGTCGCGCGGCGCGCCGCCGCGGTCGGCGCGCACCTGGTCGTCTGCGGCCACTCGCACGTGCCGTTCATCGGGCGCGATCGCGGCGTCGCGATCTTCAACCCCGGCTCGGTCGGGCCGCGGCGCTTCGATCTGCCGATCGTCTGGGGCACGATGACGCTGGGCCCGCGCGGCCTGGCCCTGGCCCACGTCGACGCGGCCACCGGCGCCCCCTGGCAGCCGCCCGGCTGA
- a CDS encoding reactive intermediate/imine deaminase (has endoribonuclease activity on mRNA), with product MQRTAIATPQAPAAIGPYSQAIRIGAMVFTSGQIPLDPATGQMLTGDIAAETRLVLDNLGAVLAAAGAGFADVVKSTIFLTDLADFAAVNEIYAQRFTGAPPARSTVQVARLPKDARVEIELVAFVGGAA from the coding sequence ATGCAGCGAACCGCCATCGCCACGCCCCAGGCGCCGGCCGCGATCGGGCCGTACTCCCAGGCCATCCGCATCGGCGCCATGGTGTTCACCTCGGGCCAGATCCCGCTCGACCCCGCCACCGGGCAGATGCTCACCGGCGACATCGCCGCCGAGACCCGGCTGGTGCTCGACAACCTCGGCGCGGTCCTGGCCGCGGCGGGCGCCGGCTTCGCCGACGTCGTCAAGTCGACCATCTTCCTCACCGACCTCGCCGACTTCGCGGCGGTCAACGAGATCTACGCCCAGCGCTTCACCGGCGCGCCGCCGGCGCGGTCGACGGTGCAGGTGGCGCGGCTGCCGAAGGACGCCCGGGTCGAGATCGAGCTGGTCGCGTTCGTCGGAGGTGCCGCGTGA
- a CDS encoding NUDIX domain-containing protein, with the protein MRKVPGMTRGEVRSRESAGTVLYRSRGDDLEVLLVHPAGAYNRRAPWGIPKGQPNPDEDLEATARRETMEETGVIAGPLVAVGYVDYTRSRKRVHGFVGAAPEDAAPRCASWEVDKAEFIEITRARRIIHPDQASLLDRMLKIIAGESVGLAAG; encoded by the coding sequence TTGCGCAAGGTGCCTGGTATGACCCGCGGTGAAGTCAGGTCGCGTGAATCGGCGGGGACGGTCCTGTATCGAAGTCGTGGCGACGATCTCGAGGTCCTCCTGGTCCATCCCGCTGGGGCCTACAACCGCCGGGCGCCCTGGGGCATCCCCAAGGGGCAGCCCAATCCGGACGAGGATCTCGAGGCCACCGCCCGCCGCGAAACCATGGAAGAAACCGGCGTGATCGCCGGACCGCTGGTGGCGGTCGGCTACGTCGACTACACCCGCTCGCGCAAGCGCGTCCACGGCTTCGTCGGGGCCGCGCCCGAGGACGCCGCCCCGCGGTGCGCCTCGTGGGAGGTCGACAAGGCGGAGTTCATCGAGATCACCCGGGCGCGGCGAATCATCCACCCCGACCAGGCGTCGCTGCTCGACCGGATGCTCAAGATCATCGCCGGCGAGTCGGTCGGCCTCGCCGCTGGGTGA
- a CDS encoding FG-GAP repeat protein, with protein sequence MSTPRLHARLVVPALTFAAALAGCLTADDGGPLEDDPPAVAPPADDAEAAGAHWGETGTCSEERCAGRVPTAPDDLYALARTGKRGRGSNSQLALAHNVTLADVNADGISDLVQVASNRIFVSKADAAKTGILHTFLRRPIKRLITGDFHGDRSDQVCAIQDDNALVCWGISTDRKELWWWFSQGSFVGDGEDFVVADFDGDGRDDVLVYPRGAGAYRMYSIKTDYFFAPTPAFNQGDLGFASAGNLQLRAGDIDGDGRDDLVVSSSSGREVAGYASRWNGVSQTFVRTLVTRTGFVGLFDQVSVARVNNDLADDLALHNPFTGATRFYRMQLSGTGLLPISDVPSGQISTTYGGILYWGALHAVTSELGSSYRDDALVWESGWNGLVRSDARWDGTRLTYWWAYTAPMPANDTGWAPLTSKRGLVLRCKFSDVDAEPLSAQALRGLVLGAGGLANYWFETSYGAFDMSDTEIIDVARTMALPSTNAGNRAVVGNACIAAHGLTATAPAYPFVITFVNADSDSSAWARLVVGNTAAFTQSSTYLAHEVAHALGWATHSHDDTLRTMPDAGPGEYRDSWDIMSAMLVRSFTTPLGYMAGPEMNAPQRTIGNFIPAQRVVRLTPAAAIQTARVSVAAINRPEANGALMVRIGADDNNYYAIEYRTATGFDRGFARDTVLVHRYSERTSYLITTAGAERLPGSSMTVMVGGRAVTIRVNSFAADGATADVSVDY encoded by the coding sequence ATGTCGACCCCTCGCCTCCACGCACGCCTGGTCGTGCCCGCGCTGACCTTCGCCGCCGCGCTCGCCGGCTGCCTCACCGCCGACGACGGCGGTCCGCTCGAGGACGACCCGCCCGCGGTCGCCCCCCCGGCCGACGACGCCGAGGCCGCGGGCGCCCACTGGGGCGAGACCGGGACCTGCTCCGAGGAGCGCTGCGCGGGCCGGGTGCCAACCGCGCCCGACGACCTGTACGCGCTGGCGCGGACCGGCAAGCGCGGCCGCGGCAGCAACTCCCAGCTGGCGCTGGCGCACAACGTCACCCTGGCCGACGTCAACGCCGACGGGATCTCCGACCTCGTCCAGGTCGCGTCGAACCGCATCTTCGTCAGCAAGGCCGACGCCGCGAAGACCGGCATCCTCCACACGTTCCTGCGCCGCCCGATCAAGCGCCTCATCACCGGCGACTTCCACGGCGACCGCTCCGATCAGGTGTGCGCGATCCAGGACGACAACGCGCTCGTGTGCTGGGGCATCAGCACCGACCGCAAGGAGCTGTGGTGGTGGTTCTCGCAGGGGTCGTTCGTCGGCGACGGCGAGGACTTCGTGGTCGCCGACTTCGACGGCGACGGGCGCGACGACGTGCTGGTCTATCCCCGCGGCGCCGGCGCGTACCGCATGTACTCGATCAAGACCGACTACTTCTTCGCGCCGACGCCGGCGTTCAACCAGGGGGACCTGGGGTTCGCGTCCGCCGGCAACCTGCAGCTCCGCGCCGGCGACATCGACGGCGACGGCCGCGATGATCTGGTGGTGTCGTCGAGCAGCGGCCGCGAGGTGGCGGGCTACGCGTCGCGCTGGAACGGCGTCAGCCAGACGTTCGTGCGCACGCTCGTGACCCGGACCGGCTTTGTCGGGCTGTTCGATCAGGTGTCGGTCGCGCGCGTCAACAACGACCTCGCCGACGACCTCGCGCTGCACAACCCCTTCACCGGCGCGACGCGGTTCTACCGGATGCAGCTCTCGGGCACCGGGCTCCTGCCGATCAGCGACGTCCCCAGCGGCCAGATCAGCACGACCTACGGCGGCATCCTGTACTGGGGGGCGCTCCACGCCGTGACGTCGGAGCTTGGGTCGTCGTACCGTGACGACGCGCTGGTCTGGGAGTCGGGCTGGAACGGCCTGGTCCGCAGCGACGCGCGCTGGGACGGCACCCGCCTGACGTACTGGTGGGCGTACACCGCGCCGATGCCCGCCAACGACACCGGGTGGGCGCCGCTCACGAGCAAGCGCGGCCTGGTCCTCCGCTGCAAGTTCAGCGACGTCGACGCCGAGCCGCTGTCGGCCCAGGCGCTGCGCGGCCTGGTGCTGGGGGCGGGCGGCCTCGCCAACTACTGGTTCGAGACGTCGTACGGCGCGTTCGACATGTCCGACACCGAGATCATCGACGTCGCGCGCACGATGGCGCTCCCGTCGACGAACGCGGGCAACCGCGCCGTCGTCGGCAACGCCTGCATCGCCGCCCATGGGCTGACCGCGACCGCGCCCGCGTACCCGTTCGTCATCACCTTCGTCAACGCCGACAGCGACAGCAGCGCGTGGGCCCGGCTGGTGGTCGGCAACACCGCCGCGTTCACGCAGTCGTCGACCTACCTGGCCCACGAGGTCGCCCACGCGCTCGGCTGGGCGACGCACTCGCACGACGACACGTTGCGGACCATGCCGGACGCCGGCCCCGGGGAGTACCGCGACTCCTGGGACATCATGAGCGCGATGCTCGTGCGGTCGTTCACCACCCCGCTCGGCTACATGGCCGGCCCGGAGATGAACGCGCCGCAGCGGACGATCGGCAACTTCATCCCGGCCCAGCGCGTCGTGCGCCTCACGCCGGCCGCCGCGATCCAGACGGCCCGGGTCTCGGTGGCCGCGATCAACCGCCCCGAGGCCAACGGCGCGTTGATGGTCCGGATCGGCGCCGACGACAACAACTACTACGCGATCGAGTACCGCACGGCGACCGGCTTCGACCGCGGCTTCGCCCGCGACACGGTCCTGGTGCATCGGTACAGCGAGCGCACGTCGTACCTGATCACGACCGCTGGCGCCGAGCGCCTGCCCGGCTCGAGCATGACCGTCATGGTCGGAGGCCGCGCCGTCACGATCCGCGTGAACAGCTTCGCCGCCGACGGCGCGACCGCGGACGTGTCGGTCGACTACTGA